In Humulus lupulus chromosome 7, drHumLupu1.1, whole genome shotgun sequence, the following are encoded in one genomic region:
- the LOC133788427 gene encoding eukaryotic translation initiation factor 3 subunit A, with protein MASYAKPENALKRAEELINVGQKQDALQALHDLITSKKHRAWQKPLERIMFKYVELCVDLRRGRFAKDGLIQYRIICQQVNVSSLEEVIKHFMHLSTEKAEQARSQAQALEEALDVDDLEADKRPEDLMLSYVSGEKGKDRSDRELVTPWFKFLWETYRTVLEILRNNSKLEALYAMTAHRAFQFCKQYKRTTEFRRLCEIIRNHLANLNKYRDQRDRPDLTLPESLQLYLDTRFEQLKIATELELWQEAFRSVEDIHGLMCLVKKTPKASLMVVYYAKLSEIFWISSSHLYHAYAWVKLFNLQKSFNKNLNQKDLQLIASSVVLAALSVPPYDRRRGASHMELENEKERNFRMANLIGFNLEPKFERGEVLSRASLLSELVSKGVLSCATQEVKDLYKLLEHDFLPLDLALKVQPLLTKISKVGGKLSSASSVPEVQLSQYVPSLEKLAALRLLQQVSQVYQTMKIECLSQMIPFYDFSVVEKISVDAVKHNFVAMKVDHMKGVVLFGSLGIESDALRDHLTILAENLNKARALIYPPAKRASKLGEVLPSLADVVDKEHKRLLARKSIIEKRKEEQERQLLEMERVEESKRLIEQKKTEEAEKKRLADEIEQRKLFRIRKEIEEKEQEEAQVLLQETLPGKKWAKKILEGDEKISKQKLMELALTEQLRERQEMEKKLQKLAKTMDYLERAKREESAPLIEAAFQQRLVEERILHEREQEREIVESKQRHQGDLKEKNRLSRILDYKVIFQERVMSRRQEEFDRRRVEREEQISQMIQARKQEREVLRKKVFYVRSEEERLRKLREEEEARKREEADRRKKEEAERKAKLDEIAEKQRQRERELEEKERLRKEALLGRSTDGLSKPPEPLAATRPSETTAAPAIAVAAANGAGTAAPAAPPQTGGRYVPPKLRRQGAEGSGQAPPETDRWGSRQDDRDRPSQPPGDRWRSGGGSDDRRPSFGGPRSTSTWSSSRSSRGSER; from the exons ATGGCGTCCTATGCCAAACCCGAGAACGCTCTGAAGCGCGCCGAAG AGTTGATTAATGTTGGGCAAAAGCAAGATGCACTGCAAGCGTTGCACGATCTAATTACATCGAAGAAGCATCGCGCATGGCAGAAGCCATTGGAGAGGATTATGTTCAAGTATGTAGAGCTTTGTGTGGACTTACGGCGTGGTCGATTCGCTAAGGACGGTTTGATTCAGTACCGTATCATATGCCAACAAGTGAATGTCTCTTCCTTGGAAGAGGTTATCAAGCACTTTATGCATCTCTCTACTGAAAAAGCTGAGCAGGCTCGTAGCCAGGCCCAAGCATTGGAAGAAGCACTCGATGTCGATGATCTTGAAGCCGATAAGAGGCCTGAAGATCTTATGCTCAGTTATGTTAGTGGAGAGAAGGGCAAGGATAGATCGGATCGTGAGCTTGTTACGCCATGGTTCAAGTTTTTGTGGGAGACCTATAGAACAGTGCTGGAAATTTTAAGGAACAACTCGAAGTTGGAGGCACTCTATGCG ATGACAGCACACCGAGCTTTCCAGTTCTGCAAGCAATACAAACGAACAACTGAGTTTCGCAGATTGTGTGAAATTATTAGGAACCATTTAGCTAATTTGAACAAATACAGAGACCAAAGAGACCGACCTGATCTGACATTACCAGAAAGCTTGCAACTGTATCTCGATACAAGATTTGAGCAGCTAAAGATTGCCACTGAACTCGAGCTCTGGCAG GAAGCTTTTCGCTCTGTTGAAGACATTCATGGATTGATGTGTTTGGTCAAGAAAACTCCCAAAGCATCATTGATGGTGGTTTACTATGCCAAGCTATCTGAAATTTTTTGGATATCTTCTAGCCATCTATATCATGCTTATGCATGGGTCAAGCTTTTCAATCTCCAGAAGAGTTTTAATAAGAACTTAAACCAGAAGGATCTGCAGTTAATTGCATCATCAGTTGTTCTGGCTGCACTTTCCGTTCCTCCATATGATCGAAGGCGTGgtgcatctcatatggagcttgAAAATGAGAAAGAGCGCAACTTCAGGATGGCAAATCTCATAGGGTTTAATCTTGAGCCTAAATTTGAGAGAGGAGAAGTG CTTTCACGGGCATCCCTTCTATCAGAACTG GTTTCAAAAGGGGTACTAAGCTGTGCAACCCAGGAAGTAAAAGATCTTTACAAACTGCTGGAGCATGACTTTCTACCTTTAGATCTTGCCTTGAAGGTACAGCCCTTGCTGACAAAAATTTCAAAAGTTGGGGGTAAGCTGTCTTCTGCTTCTTCTGTACCAGAAGTTCAACTATCTCAATATGTTCCTTCTCTGGAGAAGCTTGCCGCTCTGAGGTTGCTTCAGCAG GTTTCTCAGGTTTATCAGACAATGAAAATTGAATGTCTATCACAAATGATCCCATTCTATGATTTTTCTGTTGTTGAGAAGATTTCTGTGGATGCCGTTAAGCACAATTTTGTTGCAATGAAGGTTGATCATATGAAGGGTGTTGTACTCTTTGGTAGCCTT GGTATCGAGTCAGATGCTCTTCGTGATCACTTGACCATTCTTGCTGAAAATTTAAATAAAGCAAGAGCCTTGATATATCCTCCTGCTAAGAGAGCATCTAAATTGGGTGAAGTGCTTCCTTCTTTAGCGGATGTTGTGGATAAAGAACATAAAAGGCTTCTTGCTAGGAAATCAATTATTGAGAAGAGGAAGGAAGAACAGGAACGTCAACTTTTGGAAATG GAACGTGttgaagaatcaaagaggcttatAGAGCAGAAGAAAACTGAAGAGGCAGAGAAGAAGAGGCTTGCGGATGAGATTGAACAACGAAAGCTTTTTAGAATTCGCAAGGAAATAGAAGAGAAGGAGCAAGAAGAAGCTCAGGTTCTACTTCAGGAGACATTACCTGGCAAGAAGTGGGCCAAAAAAATTCTTGAAGGA GATGAAAAGATTTCAAAGCAAAAGTTGATGGAGCTGGCACTGACTGAACAACTCAGAGAGAGGCAAGAAATGGAGAAGAAACTGCAAAAACTGGCAAAAACAATGGATTATTTGGAAAGAGCTAAAAGGGAGGAATCTGCCCCCTTGATTGAAGCTGCTTTTCAGCAACGATTGGTGGAAGAGAGGATACTTCACGAACGTGAACAAGAG CGGGAGATTGTGGAAAGCAAACAACGTCATCAAGGGGACCTTAAGGAGAAGAATAGACTGTCACGCATATTGGATTACAAG GTGATTTTTCAAGAACGGGTGATGAGTCGCAGGCAAGAAGAGTTTGACAGAAGAAGAGTTGAACGAGAGGAGCAAATCAGTCAAATGATTCAGGCTCGGAAACAGGAAAGAGAGGTTTTAAGAAAGAAAGTATTTTATGTGAGGTCTGAGGAAGAAAGACTGAGAAAGCTTCGTGAAGAAGAGGAAGCTCGCAAGCGTGAAG AGGCTGATAGGCGCAAGAAAGAAGAAGCTGAACGCAAAGCAAAATTGGATGAGATTGCTGAAAAGCAGCGCCAAAGAGAACGGGAACTAGAAGAGAAGGAAAGGCTAAGGAAAGAAGCTTTGTTGGGGAGATCGACTGATGGGCTTTCGAAGCCTCCCGAGCCTCTTGCTGCTACCCGTCCGAGCGAGACTACAGCTGCTCCTGCTATTGCAGTTGCTGCTGCTAATGGTGCTGGCACAGCTGCACCTGCCGCACCACCACAAACTGGTGGAAGGTATGTGCCTCCTAAGCTGCGGAGGCAGGGCGCTGAAGGATCTGGACAGGCCCCTCCAGAAACTGATCGTTGGGGTAGCCGGCAGGATGATCGTGATCGGCCATCACAGCCACCTGGTGACAGGTGGCGTAGTGGTGGTGGTAGCGATGACCGAAGACCTTCATTTGGTGGCCCGAGATCCACTTCTACTTGGTCATCATCTAGGTCTTCTCGTGGGTCGGAACGTTGA